TTCTGTCACTGATGGCATCATTTCCTACCAGACCATAACTTCCCCTCAACTTCATCCTGTCAATTACGTTAGCCACATTGCCATAGAATTTCTCGCCAGATACAATCCAGGAGGCACCGATGGTTGGAAAGAAGCCATAACGGTGATTTTCTGAAAACCGTTCAGACCCATTGTATCCAAAGTTAAATTCCAGGAAATACCGGCTTTTGTAAGCGTAGGTAGCCCGACCTGATAAGCCCAGATTTCGATAAGGCAAGGAGGTAAACAAGGTCTCGGCATTGGCATTTACCAATTGTTGTTGGGTTCCAATTAAAGCTGCACTGACGTTGTGGTTCTCGTTTAGATCAGCCGAATAGTCTAAGACGCCCTGCAGATAAAGGAAGGTATTTAGCTGACTTTTTCCGGCATAGTAATTCAGGTATTCCCGCGCCTGGTCTACATCTCTGTTGATCCAATTTAGCTGGTATTGATTTGTGCCTTTGTCGTAAGCGGAAACATTGTAAAAATATGGTGCGTAAGCAAGTTGTGACTCGAATCTAGCATATCTGTTTGTGCTGAAGATTCCCTTGAAATTTAATCCTTTGGTCAAAAAGTTCAGCTTCTGGTTTACCTCGAGCTGCGCCAGCATCCGGGACTCAGAATATCTTCTGTTTCCCCTTAAAAGTGCTGCATAGGGATTGATGTTCTTTACTGATGTAGAGCTTCCCGTTGATGTACCATCAGGTAAAATGGTGCCATCAATATTGTTTCCAAAAAGAATATGCTGTACCCCTGCATTTGCAGCATCTGGCTCATAATAGGCTGGAAAATCTACGGGGCTGGTATGTAAGGCTATATTATAAAGATCTGTGGCAAATGATGGGTCATTGGTCATAGGACCTGTATATTCATTGAAGTTACCGGACAAGCGTACAATAAGTTCAGTGCTGCTTGTTAGGTCTATATTTACATTTGACCTTAATTGGTAGTTTTTAAAACTAACATTGTTGTTGTTATTGTTCCTGATATCTGTTCTTAAAATCCCCTTATCGTCAGAGTAAGACCCGGCAATATAGTAGCGTGCCACACCACCGCCACCAGAAATATTTAAATTGGCCCGCTGTGTATTGGTCCTCTTTTTAAAGAGCATGTCCATCCAGTTAACTGCCGGATAGACAAAAGCGTTGCTACCCGGCGTACCGTTTAGCGTTGCCTGGGTATTCATAATTTTGTTTGGGGTGTATGGTGCAATTGATGAAGTACCTCTGGTTAAAGTAGCTTCATTGAACAACCGCATGTAGGTAATTGGATCAGCAATTTCAAGAGACCTTACGGCTTCGGATGCGGAGCGCTCTAATCTAACATTGATCTGGGCCTTTCCGTTCTTTCCCTCTTTAGTTTTAACAAGGATTACTCCATTTCCTCCACGGGCGCCATAAAGTGCAGTAGCACTGGCATCTTTCAAGATGGAAAAGCTCTCTAAATCATCAACCTGCAAACGTGCCAGGTCTGAACTGGTCATCTCTACGTTATCAATTAATATTAATGGCTCTTTCCTGTAGCCGAAAGTAGTTACACCCCTGATAAAGAAGTTTGAATTGTCCTGCCCGGGCTGACCACTTGGTTGAAAAGCAATTACTCCTGCGACTTTTCCCGCCAATGCACCGGTTAAGTTACTGGATGGGGTTTTTAAATCGCCAGGTCTAACCGTGGTTACCGAGCCAACGATGGCTTCTTTCCGTTGTTTTTGTCCCATTGCGGTAATTACAACGTCATTCAGCAGGTTGTCTTCCTTTAAAACAATTGAATAACTTTGTTTTTGTGCGGTGACATTAACTAGTTGAGTTTTGAAACCGATAAAGGAAACCCTTAATATGGTACCGGGCTCCACGTCCAATACGAACTTTCCATTTCGGTCTGTTGAGGTACCAGCTTTAGCCTTATTCTCAACTACAACACTCACGCCCTGGATACCTATCCCAGAGGTATCGGCAACAGATCCGGTAATTGTTTTTTTAGGCTGTGCCTGGGAGAAGGCGCTACTGCCAAAAAAAAGCAATAGAACGGCCAGACAACTAAAATTCTTACAATGTTTTTGTAGCATTTTGTTCATACTGAATTCGATTTTATTTGGTTAACCAGCTCTTGTGGATTAAGATAATGTAAAGTACAGTATTCATCATCCCGATAAAACTGCTGGCATGATTCAAAACTACTACATCATTTAGCTGATAAAAATAGTGCATCCCTTTATTAACATGAATTATTCGCTTATCAATATTTTTACAATCCATCAAAAATTAGCTTTACATTTATAATGAATTAGCACGAACTACAACTACATGGATTAAATTGAGATTATGGGCGATATTAAAAGACAAGATGGATTTGAAGGTGAAAAGTACATTTGCATTCCGGATGCAGCATGGAAACGTGCGGCAAAGGAGAACCCTATAATGAGCCAGTTATATATTACCTATATTGGCTATTTCCCGAAAGCAACTTACCATTATCGCGAACGATTGAAAGGATGTGAAGACAACATCCTTATTTACTGCACACGTGGCCGGGGCTGGTTTATTTTGAACAACAGGCGCTTTGAGGTGGGGCCTAATGAATTTATTATTGTTCCAAGTACCAAAGAGTTTATGTGTTACGGTGCTGATGAAAAGGATCCATGGAGTATTTATTGGGTACATTTTACCGGCCATGATATGGATGCTTTTAACCGCGGCTTTAACATTGGCTTATACGATGGGGCAAGGGAAATTTTATACAACCAAAAAGGCCTTGATTTGTGGGAATCTATGTACAAAAACCTCGAATTAGGCTACAGTAGCGAGAACCTGATCAACACGAATCTTTGCTTATATCACTTTCTGGCAACATTTCTTTT
The nucleotide sequence above comes from Pedobacter sp. MC2016-14. Encoded proteins:
- a CDS encoding TonB-dependent receptor, with protein sequence MNKMLQKHCKNFSCLAVLLLFFGSSAFSQAQPKKTITGSVADTSGIGIQGVSVVVENKAKAGTSTDRNGKFVLDVEPGTILRVSFIGFKTQLVNVTAQKQSYSIVLKEDNLLNDVVITAMGQKQRKEAIVGSVTTVRPGDLKTPSSNLTGALAGKVAGVIAFQPSGQPGQDNSNFFIRGVTTFGYRKEPLILIDNVEMTSSDLARLQVDDLESFSILKDASATALYGARGGNGVILVKTKEGKNGKAQINVRLERSASEAVRSLEIADPITYMRLFNEATLTRGTSSIAPYTPNKIMNTQATLNGTPGSNAFVYPAVNWMDMLFKKRTNTQRANLNISGGGGVARYYIAGSYSDDKGILRTDIRNNNNNNVSFKNYQLRSNVNIDLTSSTELIVRLSGNFNEYTGPMTNDPSFATDLYNIALHTSPVDFPAYYEPDAANAGVQHILFGNNIDGTILPDGTSTGSSTSVKNINPYAALLRGNRRYSESRMLAQLEVNQKLNFLTKGLNFKGIFSTNRYARFESQLAYAPYFYNVSAYDKGTNQYQLNWINRDVDQAREYLNYYAGKSQLNTFLYLQGVLDYSADLNENHNVSAALIGTQQQLVNANAETLFTSLPYRNLGLSGRATYAYKSRYFLEFNFGYNGSERFSENHRYGFFPTIGASWIVSGEKFYGNVANVIDRMKLRGSYGLVGNDAISDRRFFYLSDVNLNGGKPATFGTNNSYSHNGVTINNYENTDVTWEISRQINLGMELTFLKDFRFIAEVYKNFKSDILQNREFIPTTMGLESGISANVGKVESKGIEFSLDGKKQLSRDFSISSLANFTFTRSKYTQFEEPAYAEQYRSHQGVTLNRNYGYIAERLFVDDNEARNSPRQIFSNNGIAPMGGDIKYRDLNLDGVIDANDQTWLGNPTIPEIVYGFGLTTAFKNFDLNAFFQGQARVSFLIDPSRTSPFIKSPDSWLPGDTQVLQQYADDHWSEENQNLYAMYPRLGTNGAIIENTRQNSSWWLRDGSFLRLKSLEFGYTLPRNLVNRMKLRNLRIYFSGLNLVTWSPFTMWDPELGGNGFAYPLQTVYNLGVTVNL
- a CDS encoding AraC family transcriptional regulator, with translation MGDIKRQDGFEGEKYICIPDAAWKRAAKENPIMSQLYITYIGYFPKATYHYRERLKGCEDNILIYCTRGRGWFILNNRRFEVGPNEFIIVPSTKEFMCYGADEKDPWSIYWVHFTGHDMDAFNRGFNIGLYDGAREILYNQKGLDLWESMYKNLELGYSSENLINTNLCLYHFLATFLFPDKHTNEKVQDEKDMIKETIVYMQNNLNEKLSVEEMATKNNLSSSHFSSLFKKSTGMSPLDYFIHLKLQKACVMLYTTETKVKEISLNLGYDDPFHFSRLFKKNMNVSPNQYRNQRRKKEEVA